The following coding sequences are from one Musa acuminata AAA Group cultivar baxijiao chromosome BXJ1-6, Cavendish_Baxijiao_AAA, whole genome shotgun sequence window:
- the LOC135677817 gene encoding GDSL esterase/lipase At5g45670-like, whose amino-acid sequence MAHVELRRTMLGARWLLLWAAFVSVRPEPQVPCYFIFGDSLVDNGNNNNIASLAVANYPPYGIDFPSGPSGRFTNGLTTVDVIAQQLGFDDFVPPYASTRGQALLTGVNFASAAAGIREETGQQLGGRIPFGGQLRNYQSAVQEMVSILGDEDSAANYLSKCIFSVGLGSNDYLNNYFMPAFYSTGQQYTPEQYADKLIQQYSQQLRTLYNYGARKVVLIGVGQVGCSPNELAQRSPNGVACVEEINSAIRIFNAKLIDLVDEFNALDGAHFIYINGYGIFEDILRNPAANGLSVTNRGCCGVGRNNGQITCLPYQAPCPNRDEYLFFDAFHPTEAANIIIGKRSYSARSPGDAYPMDIRRLARV is encoded by the exons ATGGCTCACGTTGAGCTGAGAAGGACGATGCTGGGCGCGCGGTGGCTGCTGCTCTGGGCGGCGTTCGTGTCGGTGCGACCGGAGCCGCAAGTCCCGTGCTACTTCATCTTCGGTGACTCGCTCGTCGACAacggcaacaacaacaacatcgcGTCGTTGGCGGTCGCCAATTACCCGCCGTACGGCATCGACTTCCCCAGCGGCCCGAGCGGGAGGTTCACCAATGGCTTGACCACCGTGGACGTTATTG CTCAACAGCTGGGTTTCGACGATTTCGTCCCACCTTACGCAAGCACGAGAGGGCAAGCGCTTCTCACCGGTGTAAACTTCGCCTCCGCTGCCGCCGGAATAAGGGAGGAAACCGGCCAACAACTG GGTGGGAGGATTCCTTTCGGGGGACAACTGCGGAACTATCAATCGGCGGTGCAGGAGATGGTCAGCATACTGGGAGATGAGGACTCTGCAGCTAATTACCTCAGCAAATGCATATTCTCCGTCGGCTTGGGGAGCAACGACTACCTCAACAACTACTTCATGCCGGCGTTCTACTCGACCGGTCAACAGTACACCCCGGAACAGTACGCCGACAAGCTGATCCAACAGTATTCGCAGCAGCTCAGG ACTCTGTACAACTACGGAGCGAGGAAGGTGGTGTTGATAGGAGTGGGACAGGTGGGGTGCAGCCCGAACGAGTTGGCTCAACGGAGCCCCAACGGCGTCGCCTGCGTCGAGGAGATCAACAGCGCGATCAGAATCTTTAACGCGAAGCTGATCGATCTGGTGGATGAGTTCAACGCCTTGGACGGAGCGCACTTCATTTACATCAATGGCTACGGCATATTCGAAGATATCTTGCGGAACCCGGCAGCCAACG GGTTGAGCGTGACGAACAGGGGATGCTGTGGGGTGGGGAGGAACAATGGCCAGATTACATGTCTGCCTTACCAAGCCCCCTGTCCGAACAGGGATGAGTACCTCTTCTTCGACGCGTTCCATCCAACCGAAGCTGCAAACATCATCATTGGCAAAAGATCTTACAGCGCGCGGTCTCCTGGTGACGCCTACCCCATGGATATCCGTCGCCTTGCTCGAGTCTGA
- the LOC135677523 gene encoding cyclic phosphodiesterase-like: MAGAPMKASTKVYSVWALPPDDVRDRLKRLVSPLRSEFGDPAFEPHITVVGSIGLAPDDALRRFGSTCAALSPYLDPFSEINFEVSALALSKTDTEDQSLESWEVVELCHLSNGK, encoded by the exons ATGGCTGGAGCTCCAATGAAGGCGTCGACGAAGGTCTACTCGGTGTGGGCGCTCCCGCCGGACGATGTCCGGGACCGGCTCAAGCGCCTCGTGTCCCCCCTCCGATCCGAGTTCGGCGACCCCGCTTTCGAGCCCCACATCACCGTCGTCGGCTCCATTGGCCTCGCCCCCGATGATGCCCTCCGCCGCTTCGGCTCCACCTGCGCTGCCCTCTCTCCCTACCTTGATCCCTTTTCTGAGATCAA CTTCGAGGTCTCGGCGCTCGCCCTTTCCAAGACGGACACCGAGGACCAGAGCTTGGAGTCGTGGGAGGTCGTGGAGCTCTGCCACCTCTCCAATGGTAAGTAG
- the LOC135676860 gene encoding serine/threonine-protein kinase 12-like: MEAKSTGRFTLGKQSSLAPDRDDGELQALRSGDLDGLQVPEEVDANIRLMYLANEGDLAGIEETLASGVDVNFRDIDNRTALHVAACQGFADVVQLLLDRGAQVDPEDRWGSTPLADAVHYNNHEVIKLFEKHGAKLRVTPMRVENAREVPEYEIDPSELDFTNSVNITKGTFIIAKWRGIQVAVKKFSDDVMADEDKLRAFRDELALLQQIRHPNVVQFLGAVTQSSPMMIVTEYLRKGDLRAYLNRKRTLSPSSAVLFALDIARGMNYLHEHKPEAIIHRDLEPSNILRDDSGHLKVADFGVSKLLKVAKTVKEERPLTCLDTACRYVAPEVFLNEEYDTKVDVFSFALILQEMIEGCPPFSYKQDNEVPKAYVSKQRPPFRAPPKQYGHGLKELIEHCWSENPADRPTFREIIDRLSKIQNHIAQKRRWKVTPLKCFQNFEAIWKKDGGSTRSSRSSTTNL, from the exons ATGGAGGCCAAGTCAACGGGGCGATTCACTCTCGGGAAGCAGTCGTCGCTCGCGCCGGATCGCGATGACGGCGAGCTCCAGGCCCTTCGATCCGGGGACCTCGATGGATTGCAGGTCCCGGAGGAGGTCGACGCCAACATCCGCCTCATGTACCTTGCCAACGAGGGCGATCTCGCCGGGATCGAGGAGACCCTTGCCTCTGGGGTCGACGTGAACTTCCGGGACATCGACAACCGCACAGCCCTCCATGTCGCTGCCTGCCAGGGCTTCGCTGACGTCGTCCAGCTGCTGCTCGACAGGGGGGCTCAGGTCGACCCGGAGGATCGGTGGGGCAGTACG CCACTTGCAGATGCAGTTCATTACAATAACCATGAAGTGATCAAGCTTTTTGAGAAGCATGGTGCCAAGCTACGG GTGACTCCTATGCGTGTTGAGAATGCCCGTGAAGTCCCTGAATATGAGATTGACCCCAGCGAACTTGATTTCACTAACAGTGTTAACATAACTAAG GGAACATTTATTATAGCAAAATGGCGAGGAATTCAAGTCGCTGTGAAGAAGTTCAGTGATGATGTAATGGCTGATGAGGATAAATT AAGGGCATTCAGGGATGAGCTTGCATTGCTTCAGCAAATACGGCATCCAAATGTTGTCCAGTTTTTGGGTGCTGTTACTCAAAGTAGTCCAATGATGATTGTCACAGAATATTTGCGCAAG GGTGATCTACGGGCCTATCTGAATCGGAAACGAACTCTAAGCCCATCCTCAGCAGTGCTATTTGCGCTTGATATTGCTAG AGGGATGAATTATTTACACGAGCATAAACCTGAAGCCATAATTCACCGTGATCTTGAGCCTTC AAATATCTTGCGAGATGATTCTGGGCATCTGAAAGTTGCAGATTTTGGAGTTAGCAAGTTGTTAAAAGTGGCAAAGACTGTAAAAGAGGAAAGACCATTGACATGTCTTGACACTGCAT GCAGGTATGTGGCACCAGAAGTCTTCCTCAATGAGGAGTATGATACAAAAGTGGATGTCTTTTCATTTGCTTTGATCCTGCAAGAG ATGATTGAAGGATGCCCACCTTTTTCCTATAAACAAGATAATGAAGTTCCAAAAGCATATGTGTCTAAACAGAGACCACCTTTTAGGGCTCCACCAAAACAGTATGGTCATGGATTAAAAGA GTTGATTGAGCATTGCTGGAGTGAAAATCCTGCTGACAGACCAACATTTAGAGAAATAATTGATCGGTTGTCAAAAATTCAAAACCATATTGCTCAAAAACGCCGTTGGAAG GTGACGCCATTAAAATGTTTCCAGAATTTTGAGGCCATATGGAAGAAAGACGGTGGTAGCACCCGCTCATCCCGTTCATCCACCACAAACTTGTAA